A DNA window from Purpureocillium takamizusanense chromosome 9, complete sequence contains the following coding sequences:
- a CDS encoding uncharacterized protein (EggNog:ENOG503Q0T2~COG:G): MKPVRFVSAIAATRFFSLIAADWQFRSRPDLTPPRLNITIPATGDVEEGYLFLAPFAGYSDTPTEQHGPRQAGPYIFKDNGDLIWSGYAQYSIWATNFQAGRWKGKDVLFSFEGDHNAGYGHGHGHITFMDQHYETIRELRAGNHKLVDKHEFHIVNEETGLIQIYQPVARDLREWGAGPDQQWIVNAIIQELDISTGRLLFEWRSLDHVSPDEAILPINPGQAGSGYNSSDAWDYFHINSVDKDTDGNYLISARDACAIHKINGTDGSIIWRLNGNRSDFKMANNTKFCFQHHARWIHQGDNIEIISLYDNSAHGTEHNGGSEVHTAPTSSGKVLKLNTTSWTAELVWAFFPPEGLLSKSQGSTQVLPNGNVLVGWGSEGAVTEFTKEGTPIFHAYMDSGVLGAGVQNYRAFRYNWTGLPNEDPAIVALQNDGGTTAYVSWNGDTETAAWRFYAATDEFGSREFLGEVPRSSFETSLRIPKRKLIGVVADSVDAAGRTLVSTAVVKVEEEILPANGIAQRQNRFAHQKPVANWRPRGSAGEL, from the exons ATGAAGCCCGTGCGTTTTGTCTCGGCCATCGCCGCGACAAGGTTCTTCAGCCTCATCGCGGCGGACTGGCAGTTTCGCAGCCGTCCAGACCTGACACCGCCGCGGTTGAACATTACAATTCCTGCCACTGGCGATGTTGAGGAGGGTtacctcttcctcgccccaTTTGCTGGATATTCCGATACTCCTACTGAGCAGCATGGGCCCCGCCAGGCTGGACCGTACATTTTCAAGGACAATGGCGACCTCATTTGGTCCGGGTACGCTCAGTACAGCATCTGGGCTACCAACTTCCAGGCAGGCCGCTGGAAGGGGAAAGACGTCTTGTTCAGTTTCGAGGGTGACCATAATGCCGGCTACGGCCATGGACACGGGCACATCACCTTTATGGATCAGCACTACGAGACCATTCGTGAGCTGCGTGCTGGAAACCATAAGCTTGTCGACAAGCATGAGTTCCACATTGTCAACGAAGAAACTGGTCTAATTCAGATCTATCAACCTGTCGCTCGGGATCTCAGGGAATGGGGTGCTGGCCCGGACCAGCAGTGGATCGTCAATGCAATCATTCAAG AGCTAGATATTTCCACGGGCAGACTCCTGTTTGAGTGGCGCAGCTTGGATCACGTTTCCCCTGATG AAGCAATCCTTCCCATAAACCCGGGGCAGGCGGGCTCCGGTTATAACTCCTCCGACGCGTGGGATTACTTCCACATCAATAGTGTCGACAAGGATACTGACGGCAACTATCTAATCTCGGCAAGAGACGCTTGCGCAATACACAAGATCAACGGGACTGATGGCTCCATCATTTGGCGCCTCAACGGCAACCGCTCTGATTTTAAGATGGCCAACAACACGAAATTCTGCTTCCAACACCACGCCAGATGGATACACCAAGGCGACAATATCGAGATCATCAGTCTGTACGACAACAGCGCCCATGGAACTGAACACAACGGAGGGTCCGAGGTGCACACTGCTCCGACAAGTAGCGGCAAGGTTCTGAAGCTGAATACCACGTCGTGGACAGCTGAGCTTGTTTGGGCTTTCTTTCCACCAGAAGGTCTCCTGTCTAAGTCGCAGGGAAGTACTCAAGTCTTGCCGAACGGAAATGTCCTCGTTGGTTGGGGATCCGAGGGCGCAGTGACCGAGTTCACCAAGGAGGGGACACCCATCTTTCATGCATACATGGACTCGGGTGTGCTGGGCGCGGGTGTCCAGAACTATCGTGCTTTCCGGTATAACTGGACTGGGCTTCCCAACGAGGATCCCGCCATTGTCGCACTGCAGAACGACGGCGGAACAACCGCGTACGTGTCGTGGAACGGAGACACGGAGACGGCTGCTTGGCGCTTCTACGCCGCAACTGATGAGTTTGGTTCTCGTGAGTTCCTCGGCGAGGTTCCTCGCTCGAGCTTCGAGACGAGCTTGCGGATTCCAAAGAGGAAGCTCATTGGCGTAGTGGCGGACAGCGTCGACGCTGCAGGGAGGACGTTGGTCTCGACTGCCGTCGTGAAGGTCGAAGAGGAGATTTTGCCTGCAAATGGTATTGCTCAGCGGCAAAACCGGTTCGCACACCAGAAGCCGGTTGCGAACTGGAGGCCACGAGGCAGCGCAGGCGAGCTGTAG
- a CDS encoding Histidine kinase (EggNog:ENOG503NZ65~COG:T) produces the protein MSEIVDYSPVPTLVVSPSYRVERASAGLFKAWRWSREQVVGEDLFAALYRGSPTERFDRIPLAFAIERAVKSRALRLCHAAYTDADGVAWTARIIPIHKDDDRPLWLVFEWEKAEVHITAADGGIRQSWLSIDEASRILVEAVKDYAIFLLDTRGNVMTWNIGAELNKGYTKDEIIGKHFSIFYGEEDLQSHKPERELEICLREGRVEDEGWRYRKDGSRFWANVIITAVYRNDIHVGFGKVTRNLTERKEAEMRVIAACEESTKLKNDFLANISHEIRTPMHGMLSACSLLLDSDLTEEQLETANIIEESGRVLLQVINDILDYSKLAAGSFSITNDRFNVAHLVTSVVRSFQTTVQPGVSLRTDLATDLPKWAGGDALRFRQILENIVGNAGKFTERGYIIVRVSRAAQDATTDTIVTEVVDTGHGVGDESEIKLFEPFTQLDTTYQKRRQGTGLGLSIAKSLVQLMGGDIGYKPNPEESGSIFWFTVKLRRVDGLQHSNAPHEREPLRQQNLQGPEVNAPLASLRRIAAQTRILVAEDNIINQKVLVGVLHAFGLQNITVVSNGAEAVSALAASPDAFDLCLMDISMPVMNGYEATVQIRNSGSRIPIIAMTAYALKGDMERCLEKGVNDYLAKPVNRQLLMHKLLKWLPKSGDGDDGVFHGCHKDAQKPPNGVLRHA, from the coding sequence ATGAGCGAGATCGTCGACTATTCGCCCGTGCCGACGCTGGTCGTGTCGCCGTCGTACCGCGTTGAGcgggcctcggccggcctGTTCAAGGCGTGGCGCTGGTCTCGCGAGCAggttgtcggcgaggacctcTTTGCCGCTCTCTACCGTGGATCGCCGACGGAGCGATTCGACCGTATACCGCTCGCCTTTGCCATCGAACGCGCCGTCAAGTCCCGCGCCCTTCGCCTATGTCATGCGGCGTATACAGAcgcggatggcgtcgccTGGACGGCGCGCATCATTCCCATTcacaaggacgacgaccgcccgcTGTGGCTCGTCTTCGAGTGGGAAAAGGCCGAGGTGcacatcaccgccgccgacggcggcatccgTCAGAGCTGGCTGTCCATTGACGAGGCATCGCGCatccttgtcgaggccgtcaaggactatgccatcttcctcctcgacaCGCGCGGCAATGTCATGACGTGGAATatcggcgccgagctcaacAAGGGCTACACAAAGGACGAGATCATCGGAAAGCACTTCTCCATCTTctacggcgaggaggacctcCAGTCCCACAAGCCCGAGCGGGAGCTCGAGATTTGTCTGCGCGAGGGAcgtgtcgaggacgagggctgGCGCTATCGCAAGGACGGGAGCCGCTTCTGGGCCAATGTCATCATCACAGCAGTCTACCGAAACGACATCcacgtcggcttcggcaagGTCACCCGCAACCTCACGGAAcgcaaggaggccgagatgcgagtcatcgccgcctgcgAGGAGAGCACCAAGCTGAAGAACGACTTCTTGGCCAACATCAGCCACGAGATCCGCACGCCGATGCATGGCATGCTGTCCGCCTGCTCGCTCCTCCTGGACAGCGATCtcaccgaggagcagctcgagacGGCCAACATCATTGAGGAGTCGGGGCGCGTCCTGCTGCAGGTCATCAACGACATCCTCGACTACTCCAAGCTAGCGGCCGGTAGCTTCTCCATAACCAACGACAGGTTCAATGTAGCCCACCTTGTCACGTCTGTCGTGCGCAGCTTCCAAACGACGGTACAGCCAGGGGTATCGCTCAGGACGGATCTGGCCACGGACCTGCCAAAGTGGGCAGGGGGGGACGCCTTGCGCTTTCGCCAGATTCTCGAAAACATTGTCGGCAACGCTGGCAAGTTTACCGAAAGAGGCTACATCATCGTGCGTGTGTCGCGAGCAGCGCAGGATGCAACGACAGACACGATCGTGACCGAGGTTGTCGACACGGGTCATGGTGTGGGCGACGAGTCCGAAATTAAGCTCTTCGAACCGTTTACGCAGCTCGACACTACATATCAGAAGCGGCGACAGGGGACGGGCCTTGGGTTGTCCATCGCCAAGTCACTCGTTCAGCTCATGGGCGGAGACATTGGATATAAGCCTAACCCTGAGGAGTCCGGCAGCATATTCTGGTTCACTGTGAAGTTGAGGAGGGTCGATGGGCTGCAACACAGCAATGCGCCGCACGAAAGAGAACCGTTGCGACAGCAAAACCTCCAGGGCCCTGAGGTAAACGCACCGTTGGCTAGCCTACGGCGGATCGCAGCGCAGACACGAATCCTGGTAGCCGAGGACAACATCATAAATCAAAAGGTGCTGGTGGGCGTATTGCACGCGTTCGGCCTGCAGAACATCACTGTGGTCTCGAatggcgccgaagccgtCTCGGCACTTGCAGCTTCACCCGATGCCTTCGATTTGTGCCTTATGGACATCAGCATGCCCGTCATGAACGGCTACGAGGCCACGGTGCAGATACGAAACAGCGGGTCGCGCATACCCATCATTGCCATGACTGCGTACGCTCTCAAGGGGGACATGGAACGTTGCCTTGAGAAGGGCGTCAACGATTACCTGGCCAAGCCCGTCAACCGACAGTTGCTCATGCACAAGCTGCTCAAGTGGCTCCCCAAGtcaggcgacggcgatgacggcgtctTCCATGGCTGCCACAAAGACGCACAGAAGCCACCAAACGGCGTTCTCCGACATGCGTAG
- a CDS encoding uncharacterized protein (COG:H~EggNog:ENOG503NZ19) codes for MGHNPLSLAASLPPCRSATPAQICDALKTLRHVFCRLPAAADFRQDASRDALAQTTDSGYVTEADDDDDDIDEYDDGLTGKGSDDIQALREDPVERDAAVRWLTGLIGRADDLIQDEAVRERIVDDACSVLARLTGGEDSSSEKQQQLRGDDLGMTRRFEFQVPSRHTSIRVDLVDTPMQTTDDHTDVGLQTWGASMALSELACQNPERFDLDKASHGTRILELGAGTGLFALTLSSLLPCLTAVATHYRRPSQQAIIATDYHPAVLKNLAINLDAHAATTATSATENGGVPETVPLRAAHLDWSAPSRAAPLDEPFDFIFAADVAYAPEHAVWLRDCAAALLAPGGVFWLMISIRPNGKFKGINTSVEAAFSDQRPHAGRRTSGRGLRITSRECVRKHRSGRADETGYELYRIEWA; via the coding sequence ATGGGGCATAACCCGCTGTCCCTGGCCGCGAGCCTTCCGCCCTGTCGGTCAGCGACCCCGGCGCAGATTTGCGACGCCCTGAAAACGCTTCGCCACGTCTTCTGCCGTctccccgcggcggccgactttCGCCAGGACGCGAGCCGCGATGCGCTGGCACAGACGACTGACTCTGGCTACGTGACggaggccgatgacgacgacgacgacatcgacgaGTATGATGACGGCTTGACCGGCAAAGGCAGCGACGACATCCAAGCGCTCCGGGAGGATCCGGTGGAGAGAGACGCTGCCGTGCGGTGGCTCACGGGACTCATCGGTCGGGCAGACGATCTGATCCAAGATGAGGCTGTGCGtgagcgcatcgtcgacgacgcatgCTCGGTGCTGGCCCGTCTCACAGGCGGTGAGGATAGCAGTAGTGaaaagcagcagcaactaCGTGGCGACGACTTGGGCATGACGCGCCGGTTCGAGTTCCAAGTCCCGTCGAGACACACCAGCATCAGGGTAGACCTCGTCGACACGCCGATGCAGACGACCGACGACCACACCGACGTCGGGCTGCAAACCTGGGGCGCCTCGATGGCGCTTTCAGAACTCGCCTGCCAGAACCCGGAGCGcttcgacctcgacaaggcgTCGCATGGGACTCGAATCCTCGAACTCGGTGCCGGGACCGGCCTCTTTGCCCTCACGCTCTCGAGCCTGCTCCCTTGCCTGACCGCCGTCGCGACGCACTACCGGCGGCCCTCGCagcaggccatcatcgcgACCGACTACCACCCCGCGGTGCTCAAGAACCTCGCCatcaacctcgacgcccacgcagcgacaacggcgacgagcgccacCGAAAACGGGGGCGTCCCGGAGACGGTCCCGCTCCGAGCCGCACACCTCGACTGGTCGGCCccatcgcgggcggcgcctctcGACGAGCCGTTCGACTTCATCTTTGCGGCGGACGTGGCGTACGCGCCCGAACACGCAGTCTGGCTGAGGGActgtgcggcggctctcCTCGCGCCGGGCGGTGTCTTTTGGCTGATGATTTCTATCCGGCCCAACGGCAAGTTCAAGGGCATCAACACGTCCGTTGAGGCAGCGTTCTCGGACCAAAGGCCACATGCAGGTCGGCGGAcgagcggccgcgggctgCGCATCACGTCACGGGAGTGTGTGCGAAAGCATCGGAGCGGACGAGCGGACGAGACTGGGTACGAGCTCTATCGCATAGAGTGGGCATGA
- a CDS encoding uncharacterized protein (EggNog:ENOG503Q6YK~COG:S~TransMembrane:1 (i58-76o)), whose amino-acid sequence MVGLEKETICTTGCPPVCDCRDNTLTRSPKVEFLYRLPECSERGLLARRSLKMLHHTLSRLLLVAFAAVAVAVTPIPDDAMTQLLNQGGVSLAIKAQPMFFFGQAMNRPPCIPTWATTQAGGQTPSSPLCDYPNVGCECVNPDKGIGNPTQRFPIYYSYARCSDTVVRVAYNLFYTKDGAKPKGINGHPYDWERVLVELRRADDTQWRPYQLHLSQHSGYGRVLWPDIQNTFSDDDAGQPRGGDNGRKNLDHPKVYVAWSKHANYQDRNTGWNDPLSQLTNNAFRSQDWWYFPTRDDYIRADRSTDVGRLIASFDWGDASSNPPSVHDGLCTA is encoded by the exons ATGGTTGGACTGGAGAAAGAAACTATTTGTACGACCGGTTGCCCCCCAGTATGCGACTGTCGAGACAATACCCTCACTCGCTCACCCAAAGTCGAATTCTTGTATCGTTTGCCGGAGTGCTCTGAACgtggcttgcttgcccgtCGGTCGCTCAAGATGCTGCACCACACTCTCagccgcctgctgctcgtcgccttcgcggccgtcgccgtcgccgtgacgcccatccccgacgacgccatgacgCAGCTTCTCAACCAAGGCGGCGTCTCGCTCGCCATCAAGGCCCAGCCCATGTTCTTCTTCGGCCAGGCCATGAACCGACCCCCCTGCATCCCCacgtgggcgacgacacAAGCTGGCGGCCAGACGCCCAGCTCCCCCCTCTGCGACTACCCCAACGTCGGATGCGAATGCGTCAACCCGGACAAGGGCATCGGCAACCCGACGCAGCGGTTCCCCATCTACTACTCGTACGCGCGGTGCTCCGACACGGTCGTGCGCGTGGCGTACAACCTCTTCTACACAAAGGACGGGGCCAAACCAAAGGGCATCAACGGCCACCCGTACGACTGGGAgcgcgtgctcgtcgagctgcgcaGGGCCGACGACACGCAGTGGAGGCCGTACCAGCTGCACCTGAGCCAGCACTCCGGGTACGGCCGCGTCCTGTGGCCCGACATACAAAACACcttctccgacgacgacgccgggcagcCGCGGGGCGGGGACAACGGGAGGAAGAACCTCGACCACCCCAAGGTCTACGTCGCGTGGTCCAAGCACGCCAACTACCAGGACCGCAACACGGGCTGGAATGATCCCCTGTCGCAGTTGACCAACAACGCGTTTCGCTCACAGGACTGGTGGTACTTTCCAACCCGAG ACGACTACATTCGCGCAGACAGGTCGACGGACGTGGGCCGCCTCATTGCTAGTTTCGACTGGGGCGACGCTTCTTCCAACCCGCCCTCTGTACACGATGGGCTGTGTACTGCTTAA
- a CDS encoding uncharacterized protein (EggNog:ENOG503P4R6~COG:O), translated as MVREVKSNAELEEVFAGNTYVAVDFFADWCPPCKAITPVFEQLSGKHAVEGQLALVKVNVDQVKELAMRYRITAMPTFLFFKDGTQVAVHGQKMVQGANPPVLTAAVEKLGGLAKKRAEEAKEAAAK; from the coding sequence ATGGTTCGGGAAGTAAAGTCCAAcgcggagctcgaggaggtctTCGCCGGCAACACgtacgtcgccgtcgacttcTTCGCCGACTGGTGCCCGCCGTGCAAGGCCATCACGCCCGTCTTCGAGCAGCTGAGCGGCaagcacgccgtcgagggccagcTGGCGCTCGTCAAGGTCAACGTCGAccaggtcaaggagctggcCATGCGGTACCGCATCACGGCCATGCCGACCTTTCTCTTCTTCAAGGACGGCACGCAGGTCGCCGTCCACGGGCAGAAGATGGTGCAGGGTGCGAACCCGCCCGTCCTGACCGCAGCGGTGGAGAAgttgggcgggctggcgaagaagcgggctgaggaggccaaggaggccgcGGCAAAATGA
- a CDS encoding uncharacterized protein (COG:S~EggNog:ENOG502GM1U), which translates to MPPIKVVVSGAGNIKRQPELGVVSVRVLSRGPEQAAVSAEVRKAAQEIQAQVRQLAAPRHADYRAPSPAVDAAVTRWTSGSMTTRSFWQRSKPGDGEEGPRRRRRHNTFYGARTHVAMTSGYSSDSSQGERDEEGGQGEQGEQDQQRRTRVYEASVGLTATFRDFDSLSDFTTRLSVMPLASVRGVDWFLTPETQAQLRDEALRSSYRDALAKARAYAEAMDKKSAKPVEVRQVGNSFPRLMASGHAALYADMRVAGDDDDDTQEQHLTYQPEDVSYDVDCEVTFEVE; encoded by the coding sequence ATGCCGCCCATCAAGGTGGTCGTGTCGGGCGCCGGCAACATCAAGCGCCAGCCGGAGCTtggcgtcgtctccgtccGCGTGCTCTCCCGAGGCCCcgagcaggcggccgtgtcggccgaggtgcgcaaggcggcgcaggagatCCAGGCGCAGGtgcggcagctggcggcgccgcggcacgCCGACTaccgcgcgccctcgccggccgtcgacgccgccgtcacgcgCTGGACGTCGGGCTCCatgacgacgcgctcgttttggcagcgcagcaagcccggcgacggcgaagagggcccccgccgccgccgtcgccataACACCTTTTACGGCGCCCGGACGCACGTCGCCATGACGAGCGGCTACtcgtccgactcgtcgcagggcgagcgcgacgaggaaggAGGACAGGGAGAACAAGGAGAACAagaccagcagcggcgcacgCGCGTCTACGAGGCCAGCGTGGGCCTCACCGCCACGTTTCGCGACTTTGATAGCCTCAGCGACTTCACCACGCGCCTGTCCGTCATGCCGCTGGCCAGcgtccgcggcgtcgactggTTCCTCACCCCCGAGACGCAGGCCCAGCTtcgcgacgaggccctgcgctCGTCGTACCGCGACGCCCTTGCCAAGGCGAGGGCCtacgccgaggccatggacaaGAAGTCGgccaagcccgtcgaggtccgCCAGGTCGGCAATTCGTTTCCGCGCCTCATGGCCTCTGGTCACGCCGCCCTGTATGCCGACATGCGTgttgccggcgacgacgacgacgatacgCAGGAGCAGCACCTGACGTACCAACCCGAGGACGTCTCCTACGACGTCGACTGCGAGGTCACGTTCGAGGTCGAGTGA
- a CDS encoding uncharacterized protein (COG:P~COG:Q~SECRETED:SignalP(1-35~SECRETED:cutsite=ATA-SR~SECRETED:prob=0.7796)~TransMembrane:6 (n11-29c37/38o173-192i248-268o288-306i327-348o360-380i392-412o)~EggNog:ENOG503NUJC), whose amino-acid sequence MRPPHASAFGAAAGLVFSPLLLFLLFLLLSQPATASRARELSLCAQACQTALRPCRFADSRPTDSLFAQSCRSRLALSSAYLCFETECGPQDRAVSIVSFNETCMDVLGSPVPAFDLVANYTADDVSRLPRVTRNESLHVGEPFSGPVLPSPEHFIAWFETLDAVAYVQRHHFYYGFSMVIFWVAVVAVGVLNKVFLILSRLCYRHGPWPTSRGRKWVQRNITIPATFGYRCAQDVWWGTVPPRIESITIVVFLLVNVALSVWGYRIVDVNYYFPTREKQILRYVSDRTGIISFFNFPIIWLFGMRNNIAMWLTGWDYGTFNNFHRWVARIAVVQAVVHSVGYTVLIFREGGWAYYKSWFLHWFWNAGVIATVLMVLLAVPGSIYWMRRRHYEMFLILHIILSMLVLLTMLGHVSIFKNHEFDGLFWVPLYIWVLDRLTRAVRIILFSPRSWAADCLATFHDSANIVRLVVPINKAAFKVRPGTFFYLMILDDSRPWESHPFTVAYVACDDSAKSLSEQARLLDSDDDLADGGEPDLSQPSTPCMTFLIRPYDGQSRRLQELAASEPSAPTRLRVMVDGPYGHSRALADYDHILFIVGGSGVVTALSYLRSLTQAPKGPKVEIHWAVREPAFAREVLGDIREMCSFDNLAIDLYISSRTESVNVGEVPPEVRQHPQRPDAHLLVASAAARAGRDALSVVACGPARLSDDARRAVVKALANCECRIDYFEESFRW is encoded by the exons atgcggccgccgcacgcCTCCGCgttcggcgccgccgccggccttgtcttctcccccctcctcctcttcctcctcttccttctgTTGTCCCAACCGGCCaccgccagccgcgcccgcgagctgAGCTTGTGCGCCCAGGCCTGCCAAACCGCCCTGCGCCCGTGCCGCTTCGCCGACTCGAGGCCTACCGACTCCCTGTTCGCGCAGTCTTGCCGGAGCCGCCTagcgctgtcgtcggcgtaCCTCTGCTTCGAGACCGAGTGCGGCCCCCAGGATCGGGCTGTTTCGATCGTGAGCTTCAATGAGACTTGCATGGACGTGCTCGGCAGCCCGGTGCCTGCATTCGATCTCGTTGCCAACTACACGGCCGATGACGTCTCCCGTCTGCCGAGGGTCACCAGGAATGAGTCGCTGCATGTCGGCGAGCCCTTCTCCGggccggtgctgccgtcgccggagCACTTTATCGCGTGGTTCGAGACACTT GACGCCGTTGCCTATGTCCAACGGCACCACTTCTACTACGG CTTCTCCATGGTCATCTTTTGGGTCGCCGTAGTGGCCGTTGGTGTCCTCAACAAGGTATTCTTGATCCTTTCCCGTCTGTGTTACAGGCACGGCccctggccgacgtcgcggggCAGGAAATGGGTCCAACGCAACATCACCATCCCCGCGACCTTTGGTTATCGATGCGCGCAGGACGTATGGTGGGGCACAGTCCCTCCCCGGATAGAgtccatcaccatcgtcgtctttcTCCTCGTCAATGTCGCCCTGAGCGTCTGGGGCTACCGAATTGTCGACGTCAACTACTACTTCCCCACCAGGGAAAAGCAGATCCTCCGATATGTCTCGGATCGTACAGGCATCATCTCCTTCTTCAACTTCCCGATCATCTGGCTCTTTGGGATGCGAAATAACATCGCCATGTGGCTGACGGGATGGGACTACGGCACCTTCAACAACTTCCATCGCTGGGTAGCAAGGATCGCGGTTGTGCAGGCGGTCGTACACTCGGTGGGCTACACTGTGCTGATATTCCGAG AGGGCGGCTGGGCTTATTACAAGTCTTGGTTCCTTCACTGGTTCTGGAATGCGGGTGTCATCGCCACTGTCCTCATGGTCCTCCTGGCCGTCCCCGGCTCTATTTACTGGATGCGAAGGCGTCACTACGAAATGTTCCTGATCTTGCACATTATCCTATCCATGTTGGTTTTGCTGACTATGCTTGG TCACGTTTCCATTTTCAAGAACCACGAGTTCGATGGGCTGTTTTGGGTGCCTCTATATATCTGGGTGCTCGACCGACTTACACGCGCTGTCCGCATCATTCTCTTTAGCCCACGAAGCTGGGCCGCTGACTGCCTAGCTACATTCCACGACTCGGCCAATATCGTGCGCCTCGTGGTTCCCATCAACAAGGCGGCCTTCAAGGTGAGGCCGGGGACGTTCTTCTACCTCATGATTCTCGACGACTCGCGCCCCTGGGAGAGCCATCCCTTCACCGTGGCGTACGTTGCATGCGACGACTCTGCAAAGTCCCTAAGCGAGCAGGCCCGGCTGCTGGattccgacgacgaccttgccgatggcggcgagcctgACTTGTCCCAGCCAAGCACGCCGTGCATGACATTTCTAATTCGCCCATATGACGGCCAGAGCCGGCGACTACAAGAACTCGCAGCATCCGAACCGTCAGCGCCCACGCGGTTGCGCGTCATGGTCGACGGCCCCTACGGCCACTCGCGAGCCCTTGCCGACTACGACCACATTctcttcatcgtcggcggcagcggcgtaGTCACTGCGCTGTCGTATCTCCGGTCCCTCACTCAGGCCCCCAAGGGACCCAAGGTCGAGATCCACTGGGCGGTGCGAGAGCCGGCCTTTGCTAGGGAAGTTCTCGGCGACATCCGCGAGATGTGCAGCTTCGACAACCTCGCGATCGACCTGTATATCTCTTCTCGCACCGAATCAGTCAACGTTGGTGAGGTGCCGCCCGAGGTGCGACAACATCCTCAAAGGCCCGACGCTCATTTACTtgtggcctcggccgccgccagggccggAAGGGATGCCTTGTCCGTGGTCGCGTGCGGCCCGGCCAGGCTCTCTGACGACGCGAGGagggccgtcgtcaaggcgctcGCGAACTGCGAGTGCCGGATAGACTACTTTGAAGAAAGCTTTAGATGGTAG
- a CDS encoding Glycerate dehydrogenase (COG:E~EggNog:ENOG503NY1D), producing MALKVAVLDDYQGCAKQFYDKLDSSQYAVSYFPDTLLPYQVAPREVQDELVQRLEPFDVIASMRERTPFPAELIQRLPNLKLLLTTGVRNKAIDLPSCAARRIPVAGATDTHSGPPDSTTEHAVAMILGLARRLAPGDANVKAGLWQADGRFATGLAGRTFGVLGLGRLGAAVARIMHLAFGMKVVAWSTNLTQQAADEQALRVGLPIERPDDGDGRNGGAGEKTFRVVSREELFAEADVVSVHLVLSDRTRGIVTARDLARMKPSAFFVNTSRGPLVVERDLLDVLKAGRIRGAALDVFDLEPLPSDSEWRSAEWGRNGTSDVLVAPHMGYVEERSITGFYRKQVANLERWVAGEPLETLLT from the exons ATGGCACTCAAGGTTGCAGTTCTCGACGACTACCAGGGCTGCGCCAAGCAGTTCTACGACAAGCTCGACAGCTCCCAGTATGCCGTCTCATACTTTCCCGATACCTTGCTGCCGTACCAGGTCGCGCCGCGCGAGGTCCAAGATGAGCTcgtccagcgcctcgagcccTTTGACGTTATTG CTTCCATGAGGGAACGCACGCCCTTCCCCGCCGAGCTCATCCAACGCCTCCCCAACCTCAAGCTCCTACTCACCACGGGCGTGCGCAACAAGGCCATCGACCTgccctcctgcgccgcccgccgcatccccgtcgccggcgccaccgacacCCACTCGGGCCCCCCCGACAGCACCACCgagcacgccgtcgccatgatcctcggcctcgcgcgccgcctcgcccccggcgacgccaacgtcaaggccggcctCTGGCAGGCGGACGGTCGCTTCGCCAccggcctcgcgggccgCACCTTTGGcgtgctcggcctcggccgcctcggcgccgccgtcgcccgcatCATGCACCTCGCCTTCGGCATGAAGGTCGTCGCCTGGAGCACCAACCTCACCcagcaggcggccgacgagcaggcgctTCGCGTCGGCCTGCCCATCGAGCgccccgacgatggcgacggccgcaacggcggtgctggtgagAAGACGTTCCGCGTCGTGAGCCGCGAGGAGCTCTTCGCCGAGGCAGACGTCGTGAGCGTGCACCTCGTCCTCTCCGACCGGAcgcgcggcatcgtcaccgcccgcGACCTCGCGCGGATGAAgccctcggccttcttcgtCAACACGTCGCGCGGGCCGCTCGTCGTGGAGCGCGACCTGCTGGACGTGCTCAAGGCGGGCAGGATCCGCGgtgcggccctcgacgtgTTCGACctggagccgctgccgagcgACAGCGAGTGGCGGAGCGCGGAATGGGGCAGGAATGGCACGAGCGACGTCCTGGTTGCGCCGCACATGGGCTACGTCGAGGAGAGGTCCATTACCGGCTTCTACAGGAAGCAGGTCGCCAACCTGGAGCGGTGGGTGGCGGGGGAACCCCTCGAGACCCTGCTCACCTAA